One window of the Acinonyx jubatus isolate Ajub_Pintada_27869175 chromosome A2, VMU_Ajub_asm_v1.0, whole genome shotgun sequence genome contains the following:
- the PTPN23 gene encoding tyrosine-protein phosphatase non-receptor type 23 isoform X3 — MLGAMDKRVSEEGMKVSCTHFQCAAGAFAYLREHFPHAYSVDMSRQILTLNVNLMLGQAQECLLEKSMLDNRKSFLVARISAQVVDYYKEACRALENPDTASLLGRIQKDWKKLVQMKIYYFAAVAHLHMGKQAEEQQKFGERVAYFQSALDKLNEAIKLAKGQPDTVQDALRFTMDVIGGKYNSAKKDNDFIYHEAVPVLDTLQPVKGAPLVKPLPVNPTDPAVTGPDIFAKLVPMAAHEASSLYSEEKAKLLREMMAKIEDKNEVLDQFMDSMQLDPETVDNLDAYSHIPPQLMEKCAALSVRPDTVRNLVQSMQVLSGVFTDVEASLKDIRELLEEDELLEQKLQETLGQAGASLAGGAGSKAELAEVRRDWAKYMEVHEKASFTNSELHRAMNLHVGNLRLLSGPLDQVRAALPTPALTPEDKAVLQNLKRILAKVQEMRDQRVSLEQQLRELIQKDDITASLVTTDHSEIKKLFEEQLKKYDQLRVYLEQNLAAQDNVLRALTEANVQYAAVRRVLSDLDQKWKSTLQTLVASCEAYEDLMKKSQEGKDFYADLESKVAALLERAQSTCQAREAARQQLLDRELKKKPPPRPTAPKPLLPRREEGEVVETGDLPEELRSLPPDMVAGPRPPDTYLGAAAPLHFPPGPFPGVAGPGPHYLSGPLPPGTYSGHTQVLPPRVPQAPGHPAVAMAPGPALYPAPAYTPELGLVPRSSPQHGVVSGPYAGVGPPPPVAGLPSAPPPQFSGPELAMGVRPATTTVDSIQAPISSHTAPRPNPSPAPPQPCFPVSPPQPQLLPAPYTYPLGTKQPLTAPPAQHHFPPGIPPGFPAPRVGPQPQPHPTGVAFGPQPPQQPLPLQHPNLFPPQAPGRVPLQPSQPPQPPYPFTPQPGVLGQPTPPLHTQLYPGPSQDPLPPHSGALPFPSPGPPQSPHPTLAYGPAPSSRPLGPQAAPLSIRGPSPAGQPPPNPHLVPSPAPSPGPGPVPPQPPAAEPPPCARRGTATADLLSSSPESQHGGAQPPGGGQPLLQPTKVDAAEGRRPQALRLIERDPYERPERLQQLQQELEAFRGQLGDAGALDAVWRELQEAQEQDARGRSIAIARCYSLKNRHQDVMPYDSNRVVLRSGKDDYINASRVEGLSPYCPPLVATQAPLPGTAADFWLMVHEQKVSVIVMLVSEAEMEKQKVARYFPTERGQPMVHGALSLALSSVRATETHVERVLSLQFRDQSLKRSLVHLHFPTWPELGLPDSPGNLLRFIQEVHAHYLHQRPLHTPVIVHCSSGVGRTGAFALLYAAVQEVEAGNGIPELPRLVRRMRQQRKHMLQEKLHLRFCHEAVVRHVEQVLQRHGVPPPGRAPAGTGSSQKNHLPQDSQDLVLGGDVPISSIQATIAKLSIRPAGGLDSPAAGLPAPVEPPGLPPASLPESAQLPSSSPPPLSSPLPEVPQPEEEQPAPAPPSLGPPSSSLELLASLTPEAFSLDSSLRGKQRMSKQNFLQAHNGQGLRAARPTDDPLSLLDPLWTLNKT; from the exons ATGTTGGGGGCCATGGACAAGCGGGTGTctgaggag GGCATGAAGGTCTCCTGCACTCACTTCCAGTGCGCGGCAGGCGCCTTTGCCTACCTGCGTGAGCACTTCCCTCATGCCTACAGCGTTGACATGAGCCGCCAGATCCTCACTCTCAATGTCAACCTCATGCTG GGCCAGGCTCAGGAGTGCCTTTTGGAGAAGTCAATGTTGGACAACAGGAAGAGCTTTCTGGTGGCCCGCATCAGCGCACAG GTGGTGGATTACTACAAGGAGGCATGCCGGGCCTTGGAGAACCCTGACACCGCCTCGCTGCTGGGCCGGATCCAGAAGGACTGGAAGAAGCTCGTACAGATGAAGATCTACTACTTTGCAGCTGTGGCTCAT CTGCACATGGGGAAGCAGGCTGAGGAGCAGCAGAAGTTCGGGGAGCGG GTCGCATACTTCCAGAGTGCCCTGGACAAGCTTAATGAAGCCATCAAGTTAGCCAAG GGCCAGCCTGACACTGTGCAAGATGCACTTCGCTTCACTATGGATGTCATTGGGGGAAA GTACAATTCTGCCAAAAAGGACAATGACTTCATCTACCACGAGGCTGTCCCAGTACTGGACACCCTGCAGCCCGTGAAAG gtgcccccttggtAAAGCCCTTACCAGTGAACCCCACAGACCCGGCCGTCACGGGCCCTGACATCTTTGCCAAACTGGTACCCATGGCTGCCCACGAAGCGTCGTCACTGTACAG TGAGGAGAAGGCCAAGCTGCTTCGGGAGATGATGGCCAAGATTGAGGACAAGAATGAAGTCCTGGA cCAGTTCATGGATTCGATGCAGTTGGATCCGGAGACCGTGGACAACCTTGATGCGTACAGCCACATCCCGCCCCAGCTTATGGAAAAGTGTGCCGCTCTCAGTGTCCGGCCCGACACCGTCAGGAACCTTGTCCAGTCCATGCAGG TGCTGTCAGGTGTGTTCACGGATGTGGAGGCCTCCCTGAAGGACATCAGGGAGCTGCTGGAGGAGGATGAGCTGCTTGAGCAGAAGTTGCAGGAGACCCTGGGCCAGGCCGGGGCCAGCCTGGCAGGAGGGGCCGGCTCCAAGGCAGAGCTGGCCGAGGTGAGGCGAGACTGGGCCAAGTACATGGAGGTCCACGAGAAGGCCTCCTTCACCAACAGCGAGCTGCACCGCGCCATGAATCTGCACGTCGGTAACCTGCGCCTGCTCAGCGGGCCGCTGGACCAGGTCCGGGCTGCCCTGCCCACGCCAGCCCTCACCCCAG AGGACAAGGCCGTGCTGCAGAATCTGAAGCGCATCCTGGCCAAGGTGCAGGAGATGCGGGACCAGCGCGTGTCCCTGGAGCAGCAGCTGCGTGAGCTTATCCAGAAGGATGACATCACCGCGTCACTGGTGACCACGGACCACTCGGAGATAAAG AAGCTGTTCGAGGAGCAGCTGAAGAAGTATGACCAGCTGAGGGTGTACCTGGAGCAGAACCTGGCGGCCCAGGACAACGTCCTGCGGGCACTGACAGAGGCCAACGTGCAGTACGCGGCCGTGCGGCGGGTGCTTAGTGACCTGGACCAAAA GTGGAAGTCCACACTGCAGACCCTGGTGGCCTCCTGTGAAGCCTATGAGGACCTGATGAAAAAGTCCCAGGAGGGCAAGGACTTCTATGCCGACCTGGAGAGCAAGGTGGCTGCCCTCTTGGAACGGGCCCAGTCCACCTGCCAGGCCCGAGAGGCTGCCCGCCAGCAGCTCCTGGACAG GGAGCTGAAGAAGAAGCCACCCCCACGGCCCACCGCCCCGAAGCCGCTGCTGCCccggagggaggaaggagaggtggtAGAGACAGGAGACCTGCCTGAAGAGCTGCGCAGCCTGCCTCCAGACATGGTGGCCGGCCCACGGCCACCCGACACCTACTTGGGAGCCGCCGCCCCTCTCCACTTTCCTCCCGGCCCCTTCCCCGGTGTTGCAGGCCCAGGACCCCACTATCTCTCAGGACCCTTACCTCCTGGTACCTACTCGGGCCACACCCAGGTATtgccacccagggtcccccagGCCCCAGGACACCCTGCAGTGGCCATGGCCCCCGGACCTGCCCTCTACCCGGCCCCTGCCTACACACCGGAGCTGGGCCTCGTGCCCCGATCCTCCCCACAGCACGGCGTGGTGAGCGGCCCCTATGCGGGGGTAGGGCCACCCCCACCGGTGGCAGGTCTACCCTCAGCCCCACCTCCCCAGTTTTCGGGCCCCGAGTTGGCCATGGGGGTTCGGCCAGCCACCACCACGGTAGATAGCATCCAGGCCCCCATCTCCAGCCACACGGCACCACGGCCAAACCCTagccctgctcctccccagccctgcttccCGGTGTCCCCACCGCAGCCACAACTGCTCCCTGCACCCTACACCTACCCTCTGGGGACCAAGCAACCCCTCACAGCTCCCCCTGCCCAGCACCACTTTCCTCCTGGGATTCCCCCAGGTTTTCCAGCCCCGAGGgtggggccccagccccagcctcatcCCACAGGAGTAGCATTTGGGCCCCAGCCCCCCCAGCAGCCCCTTCCACTCCAGCATCCGAACCTCTTCCCACCCCAGGCTCCAGGGCGGGTacccctccagccctcccagcccccccaGCCTCCCTATCCCTTTACCCCTCAGCCTGGTGTCCTGGGACAGCCAACGCCACCCCTGCACACACAGCTCTACCCGGGCCCCTCTCAGGACCCTCTGCCCCCCcattcaggggctctgcctttccccagccctgggccacctcagtctccccatcccACCTTGGCATATggtcctgccccttcctcccggCCTCTGGGCCCCCAGGCAGCCCCTCTCTCCATTCGAGGTCCCTCACCTGCTGGCCAGCCCCCGCCCAACCCCCACCTGGTGCCTTCTCCGGCCCCATCACCGGGGCCTGGCCCAGTACCTCCTCAGCCCCCCGCAGCAGAGCCGCCCCCGTGCGCACGCCGGGGCACCGCGACCGCGGACCTGCTCTCCTCCAGCCCTGAGAGTCAGCACGGGGGCGCACAGCCTCCCGGGGGTGGGCAGCCCCTGCTGCAGCCTACGAAGGTGGACGCGGCTGAGGGCCGCCGGCCACAGGCCCTGCGGCTGATTGAGCGGGACCCCTACGAGCGCCCCGAGAGGCTGCAGCAGTTGCAGCAGGAGCTGGAGGCCTTCAGGGGCCAGCTGGGCGACGCAGGGGCTCTGGACGCCGTGTGGCGAGAGCTGCAGGAAGCACAGGAACAGGACGCCCGGGGCCGGTCCATCGCCATCGCGCGCTGCTACTCGCTGAAGAACCGGCACCAGGACGTCATGCCCTACGACAGTAACCGCGTGGTGCTGCGCTCGGGCAAGGATGACTACATCAACGCCAGCCGCGTGGAGGGGCTCTCGCCGTACTGCCCGCCCTTggtggccacccaggcaccactgccCGGCACAGCCGCTGACTTCTGGCTCATGGTGCACGAGCAGAAGGTGTCGGTCATTGTCATGCTGGTGTCTGAGGCTGAGATGGAGAAG cAAAAGGTGGCACGCTATTTCCCCACTGAGAGGGGCCAGCCCATGGTGCACGGTGCCCTGAGCCTGGCGCTGAGCAGCGTCCGCGCCACCGAGACCCACGTGGAGCGCGTGCTGAGCCTGCAGTTCCGCGACCAGAGCCTCAAGCGCTCGCTCGTGCACCTCCACTTCCCCACGTGGCCCGAGTT agGCCTGCCTGACAGCCCCGGCAACTTGCTGCGCTTCATCCAGGAGGTGCACGCGCACTACCTGCATCAGCGGCCCCTGCACACGCCGGTCATCGTGCACTGCAG CTCCGGGGTGGGCCGGACCGGGGCCTTTGCGCTGCTCTACGCGGCTGTGCAGGAGGTAGAGGCCGGAAACGGGATCCCCGAGCTGCCCCGGCTGGTGCGGCGCATGCGGCAGCAGAGGAAACACATGCTGCAGGAGAAA CTGCACCTCAGGTTCTGCCACGAGGCGGTGGTGAGACACGTGGAGCAAGTGCTGCAGCGCCACGGTGTGCCCCCTCCGGGCAGGGCTCCGGCCGGCACAGGCAGCAGTCAGAAG AATCACCTTCCTCAGGACTCCCAGGACCTGGTTCTCGGTGGGGACGTGCCCATCAGCTCCATCCAGGCCACCATCGCCAAGCTCAGCATTCGGCCTGCTGGGGGCCTGGATTCTCCGGCTGCCGGCCTCCCTGCCCCTGTAGAGCCCCCAGGCCTGCCGCCAGCCAGCCTCCCGGAGTCTGCccagctcccctcctcctccccaccccctctctcttcaCCGCTGCCCGAGGTCCCCCAGCCTGAGGAGGAACAGCCAGCACCTGCGCCTCCCAGCCTGGggcccccctcttcctccctggaGCTGTTGGCCTCCCTAACTCCGGAGGCCTTCTCCCTGGACAGCTCCTTGCGAGGAAAGCAGCGGATGAGCAAGCAGAACTTTCTGCAGGCCCATAATGGGCAGGGTCTGCGGGCTGCCAGGCCCACCGATGACCCCCTTAGCCTTCTGGATCCGCTCTGGACGCTCAACAAGACCTGA